DNA from Chitinophaga pendula:
TACCGAAGGACCAAGATAATACACCTGCCTGGGCAGGTCTGACCGCTCAAAATCAAATGCCGCCGTCGTGTAGGTAAAATGAAGATCCCCTACATCTCCAAAGGGCCGGTAAGTAGGGGCAAGCCCTGCCTTAACACGCACGTCATTGATCGGCCCCGTCACCACCCGGGTAAACAAGCCGGCAAGTAACAGGATTAATCCGCTTAAGAAACCAGGCCGCTTCTGATAAGAAGCAAATCCAAAGCCATTGGGAAGTAAATCTTTACTGGGAAGTTGTATGAATGGGTAAGGACAACTGATGGCCAAAGGAATGTTACAGGCTTCCGCCGCAATGATGCCAGGCATAAAAATGACATCCATTACACATACATCCGGCTGCCATTCCCGTATAAGACTGATGAAATTGGTTGTGTCCTGTTCCAGCTCACTTTTCCATTTCTTACCTTCTTTACGTGCAGCACGTTTGTCATGTGTTAACTTACTGGTGACAGCAAACAGATTACCGAAAGCATATTTGTCTATAGCAGGTATACCTGCCTTATCCAAACCTTCCTTCATGTCGGGATGGCACGCGTACGCGACCGTGTGTCCCATTTTGATAAGTTGCTGAGCGACGGCGATGGTGGGGTTCATGTGCCCCCAATAGGGAACACAACCAAACAAAATGCGTGACATAGGGGTTAATACCTGGTTATGGCACCACGATATTAGCTAG
Protein-coding regions in this window:
- a CDS encoding glycosyltransferase encodes the protein MSRILFGCVPYWGHMNPTIAVAQQLIKMGHTVAYACHPDMKEGLDKAGIPAIDKYAFGNLFAVTSKLTHDKRAARKEGKKWKSELEQDTTNFISLIREWQPDVCVMDVIFMPGIIAAEACNIPLAISCPYPFIQLPSKDLLPNGFGFASYQKRPGFLSGLILLLAGLFTRVVTGPINDVRVKAGLAPTYRPFGDVGDLHFTYTTAAFDFERSDLPRQVYYLGPSVSKELAGADVDFPWEWLDGRPLIYCTMGTIHSKPAVFKKIIAASRNAPWQIVLAVTRQIDTALFEEVPENVLIRNFVPQSTLLRKASLVICAANGNTTNESLLLGLPLLMLPQVSDHFDAAQRAVEAGVALRIDPPALTVAKARRAIERLLNEPGFREQALALSLDFKKCNAPLAAAGLLEKLAQLKRPLLRPVQVSPTLYSKDLDQVLALLN